Proteins encoded in a region of the Sander lucioperca isolate FBNREF2018 chromosome 4, SLUC_FBN_1.2, whole genome shotgun sequence genome:
- the LOC116042606 gene encoding cytoplasmic phosphatidylinositol transfer protein 1 isoform X2, which translates to MLLKEYRICMPLTVEEYRVGQLYMISKHSHEQSDRGEGVEVVQNEPYEDPAHGQGQFTEKRVYLNSKLPTWARAVVPKIFYVTEKAWNYYPYTITEYTCSFLPKFSIHIETKYEDNKGCNDNIFDTELKEQEREVCFVDIAYDEIPERYYKESEDLRYFKSDKTSRGILQEGWRDTQDPIMCSYKLVTVKFEVWGLQTRVEQFVHKVVRDVLLLGHRQAFAWVDEWIDMTLDDVRDYESQMHEKTNIKVCHEQQVHSTTNPSSLDDIEIHDKAST; encoded by the exons TACCGGGTTGGGCAGCTGTACATGATCAGTAAACACAGCCACGAGCAAAGTGATAGAGGGGAAGGAGTGGAGGTCGTCCAGAACGAACCGTATGAAGACCCGGCACATGGCCAAGGACAGTTCACAGAGAAACGAGTCTACCTCAACAG TAAATTACCCACCTGGGCTCGAGCAGTGGTTCCTAAAATCTTCTACGTGACAGAGAAAGCATGGAACTACTACCCTTACACCATAACAG AATATACA TGCTCATTCCTGCCCAAGTTCTCCATCCACATAGAGACAAAATACGAGGACAACAAAGGCTGCAATGACAAT ATCTTTGATACCGAGCTGAAGGAGCAGGAGAGGGAGGTGTGTTTCGTCGACATCGCCTACGATGAGATCCCTGAGCGCTACTACAAAGAGTCTGAG GACTTGCGATATTTCAAGTCAGATAAGACGTCGCGGGGGATTCTTCAGGAGGGCTGGAGGGACACCCAGGATCCCATCATGTGCTCATACAAACTTGTCACTGTCAAGTTTGAGGTGTGGGGTCTGCAGACACGTGTGGAGCAGTTTGTGCACAAG GTGGTTCGGgatgtgctgctgctgggacatAGACAGGCATTTGCCTGGGTGGATGAGTGGATTG ATATGACTTTGGATGACGTGCGGGATTACGAGAGCCAAATGCATGAGAAAACCAACATCAAAGTTTGCCATGAGCAGCAAGTGCATTCCACAACAAACCCATCTTCACTGGATGACATAGAGATCCATGACAAAGCAAGC ACATGA
- the LOC116042606 gene encoding cytoplasmic phosphatidylinositol transfer protein 1 isoform X1: MLLKEYRICMPLTVEEYRVGQLYMISKHSHEQSDRGEGVEVVQNEPYEDPAHGQGQFTEKRVYLNSKLPTWARAVVPKIFYVTEKAWNYYPYTITEYTCSFLPKFSIHIETKYEDNKGCNDNIFDTELKEQEREVCFVDIAYDEIPERYYKESEDLRYFKSDKTSRGILQEGWRDTQDPIMCSYKLVTVKFEVWGLQTRVEQFVHKVVRDVLLLGHRQAFAWVDEWIDMTMDEVREFERTIQEATNQKIGIFPPSISISDTPLSSCSLTGPASAPSTPMCTDAPEYLPVPKDRPRKKSAPETLTLPNPAPSDVPQGSTLSPLPDSNHLQSSTPPSSNCDLAEIDEQ, translated from the exons TACCGGGTTGGGCAGCTGTACATGATCAGTAAACACAGCCACGAGCAAAGTGATAGAGGGGAAGGAGTGGAGGTCGTCCAGAACGAACCGTATGAAGACCCGGCACATGGCCAAGGACAGTTCACAGAGAAACGAGTCTACCTCAACAG TAAATTACCCACCTGGGCTCGAGCAGTGGTTCCTAAAATCTTCTACGTGACAGAGAAAGCATGGAACTACTACCCTTACACCATAACAG AATATACA TGCTCATTCCTGCCCAAGTTCTCCATCCACATAGAGACAAAATACGAGGACAACAAAGGCTGCAATGACAAT ATCTTTGATACCGAGCTGAAGGAGCAGGAGAGGGAGGTGTGTTTCGTCGACATCGCCTACGATGAGATCCCTGAGCGCTACTACAAAGAGTCTGAG GACTTGCGATATTTCAAGTCAGATAAGACGTCGCGGGGGATTCTTCAGGAGGGCTGGAGGGACACCCAGGATCCCATCATGTGCTCATACAAACTTGTCACTGTCAAGTTTGAGGTGTGGGGTCTGCAGACACGTGTGGAGCAGTTTGTGCACAAG GTGGTTCGGgatgtgctgctgctgggacatAGACAGGCATTTGCCTGGGTGGATGAGTGGATTG ACATGACAATGGATGAGGTGAGAGAATTTGAGCGCACCATCCAGGAGGCCACCAACCAGAAGATTGGGATTTTTCCACCGTCGATCTCCATCAGCGACACACCCTTGTCCTCCTGTTCCCTCACTGGCCCTGCCAGTGCCCCTTCCACCCCTATGTGCACTGATGCGCCTGAGTACCTTCCTGTCCCCAAGGACCGACCACGAAAAAAGTCTGCTCCAGAAACCCTGACCCTTCCCAACCCTGCCCCAAGTGACGTCCCCCAGGGCTCTACCCTGAGCCCACTACCGGATTCAAACCACCTTCAATCATCCACACCACCCTCTTCCAACTGTGATCTTGCTGAGATTGACGAGCAGTAG